TGAAGAGAATCAACATGTCAATGCTGAACAGGGCTTGCAGAATGGTGTAGTCTTCTCCCCTGTTTGGGGGTTTGAAAATGGTTCTCCAACAAGAGCCTTTCTTGTGTGAGCTTGTGTTGTTGGTAGAAGATGGTACCACAACCTGTGGTGGTGCCATATTTGGAGTTGGAACTTCAGTGACTACTTTTAATTGAGATGGGTCAGAGAAAGATTGAGTGTTGTCCTTCAAGAGCTTGAGTTCCTCTCTGAAAACCAGAGCAAGTGGGAGAAGAAGCAGAAAAATAACTCCAATTCCATCAGCAATGTACTCAATCCTTGAAAAACTCCAATTCTTTTGAACAATGATCAAGACCATGAGAAACCCTGCAAAGCCAAGTGACATGTAAAGAAAATTGTAGAAAACTTTGTGCtccttttgttgttgttgtgaagtgCTCAACTTCAACATCCTAATTGTTGGAAGAAAAACAGAGGAAACAGCTGCAGGGAGCCAAGCAATGAGCAAGATGAGAGATTCTGAATTGTCACCATAGAGAGCATGGTAAAGCTGAGTGATTATAGCACCACTTAGCCCAACATAACCTTTGAGAAGGCCTAAAACACTTCCTCTACTTCCAGGGAAGTTCTTGACACAAGTGACCAAAGCGCCAGTATTTGCAAAAGTTTGTGAATTTGCACCTAGGCAAATGTAGAGACACATGTGCCAAACTTGGGGTTTGGGAATGTGGCCTGTGACAGCAAGCCATATCATGAAGTAGCCAAAGAAGTTCATGGTGACTCCAATTGAGAGCACCACCCATGGCGGCGAGACCTCGTTGATTAGCCCTGAGATGACACCAACATTGGCACCAAGGTCTTTGAAGAAGCTGAGAAGGTTGAGAGTGGATTGATCATAGCCTAAAGAGGATTTGACAACGTTGGAGTATAGGCCAAACATGTAGGTTGCACCAGCAACAGCCATGATTAGTTTAGAGGCAAATAGCATGAACCAACGGCCGGTGAGGACTTGGTAGATGAAGGTCTTTGTTCCTCTCCAGCCACCATGGCCACCACCACTGTTGAATTCTGCTGTCACCATTTTCTCTGTTGTGTTTTGTGATCAAGCACTCTTTGTTTTGGTTTTTGGTACTGGATGAGAGGTTATGGTTAAGCATGTATATATAGAGGAAGGGGCTGGTCTATATGGAATTATGGATAGAATGTTAGTTGCTCTGTTCATAAATAAAATGACAtgtgaaaaatgattttttaggATACTGCATTAAGTTCTAACACAGACTTAGGGTAGTAAGATGAGCATATCTTTCTTTGGGCCTTGATGCTTATCTTATAGCTAGTGACTTAATTAGTCTCTTTAATGTGTATCAAATCTTCCCACTTTGGTCATGGTAGCATTAATCTAATGATTCTAATTTCCTTGATTTTAGGTGTACTGCATGAAATGATTGGTAGTTCTATTGGAGCATctcaagcaattgcttatataagTTGCCTATcactattttactattttatgTACCCAAATTAAGCAacagttcttaaaaataagaactcattTTAAGTAACTCCACCGGAAAGGTTtaaaaaatggaagaaaaatgTTTCGAGTTTACTAACTTACTCCCACAACAATTAAAATAAATGCAATGAAATCTTATACTCCTATCTGATgtcataaaatataataattaaccCATTAATCACAAAGCACAAAAGATCATGACGGTGAGAAATAATAATGTCCAATTAACTACAATTAATTATAATGattattgaaataaatgaaATAGTCATATTAATTGACAAATAATTAGCTACTGTCGGTGGTGGATACATTATTGATCATCAGAAGTTATTACACGTTCAAAAAAATGTTATATGTCTTTTTAAATAAatgcattttttaaaatttgaacttGTGTTCTTATCTCTACGGTAGTCTAGCTTGTTGGTATTGAATGTTTTACCAATCTCATATATTTTGAATTTCTCTTAAAATAGATTTCAAATCGTGGGAAACAAAATAATCCTTtccaaaaaaaccaaaaacaaaaagcaCTGAGTAGATAACAAAGAATTTCAATAGAATCACATTAGTCTGGTAGACTTTCCATGATGGTAACATGATGAGTATTGTCATATTGATGACTTTTTTGATAACCTCTTTACCGGTGTAGATTCACATATGGGTATCACTCACTCATATATGCTTGATCACTACAAGACCAATATTGAAGATAAAATCAATAGTTATCGTTTAAGTACTCGTGGAATCGCCGTGACTAGAATAGTGCTATAAGGTCGGTGAGAAATGAGAATAGTAACTGTTGGAATCTCCAATTTTGGAttggaaaaaaacaaaagatacAAGTCATAATTGTTAGCTAATTgtactatcatcatcatcatcatattcaTAATGATGAACAGAGAAAAAATGACAAGCACTACGCGGAGCTCCTCAATCTGCACCCACTAACGGAGAAGAAGAGCTTCAACATCGATCACATGGACATATACACATATTTTTAGTGGTATTGTGGGGATGACCATCATTCTTGGTTTGAAAGAAGTTAAATGGTTATAGATTTTGCCACTTCTGACATGAGGGTTACAAGGAATTGAAAATGAAGGAACCTCACTTCCCATCATCTTTGGCACCTATTTAGTCATAGTGAGTATTGTTCCTTCACATTATTTGACCCACCAAAATTCCATATTTGTTTACTTGGTCATGATTCAGCCACACTCCATCTCGTTCGAGAATAATTGTGATTTCTATGTACAATAGAAATTTTTTACACATTTAATTCCAATAATATGGaaatatcagttttttttttttaaattttagtatCTGATGcaatacatttttaaaatttaattggttaataataaagaaaaacaTATCTAACACAAAATAGGTACATATATATCATTTCTCTATGAGGAATGCTACATAAA
This is a stretch of genomic DNA from Lotus japonicus ecotype B-129 chromosome 1, LjGifu_v1.2. It encodes these proteins:
- the LOC130730305 gene encoding protein NUCLEAR FUSION DEFECTIVE 4-like, with the translated sequence MVTAEFNSGGGHGGWRGTKTFIYQVLTGRWFMLFASKLIMAVAGATYMFGLYSNVVKSSLGYDQSTLNLLSFFKDLGANVGVISGLINEVSPPWVVLSIGVTMNFFGYFMIWLAVTGHIPKPQVWHMCLYICLGANSQTFANTGALVTCVKNFPGSRGSVLGLLKGYVGLSGAIITQLYHALYGDNSESLILLIAWLPAAVSSVFLPTIRMLKLSTSQQQQKEHKVFYNFLYMSLGFAGFLMVLIIVQKNWSFSRIEYIADGIGVIFLLLLPLALVFREELKLLKDNTQSFSDPSQLKVVTEVPTPNMAPPQVVVPSSTNNTSSHKKGSCWRTIFKPPNRGEDYTILQALFSIDMLILFIATTFGVGGTLTAIDNLGQIGNSLGYPSKSITTFVSLVSIWNYLGRVVSGYLSEIFLTKYKFPRPYMLTLVMLLSCVGHVLIALGLPNSLYFASVITGFCFGAQWPLVFAIISEIFGLKYYSTLYNFGGAASPVGSYILNVRVAGYLYDKEALKQLEAKGLTREAGKDLICVGVECYRMAFIIISASTLIGCFVSFILVLRTRKFYKSDIYRKFREEIEAAEAEMGAARTEFVLPETDGKATLSTTEGTSRTTTRES